In Penaeus monodon isolate SGIC_2016 chromosome 26, NSTDA_Pmon_1, whole genome shotgun sequence, the following are encoded in one genomic region:
- the LOC119590150 gene encoding glutathione S-transferase 1-like, whose product MPLDLYYCITSPFCRSVLLTARTLGVELNLKEVDIWQGEQFKAEYLALNPEHTVPTLVDGDLVVWESRAICTYLVTKFAKDDSALYPRDAVTRARIDSLLYFDIATFFPRFRAFMHSQLGGKRDPTYDEKKEKFQECLHWLEKFLSRADFAAATDRITVADLVLVPSVTSVIETGFIPEEYTKIHEWVKRCQEGMAGYEETNGRGAQLVGKRIRGMISSQS is encoded by the exons ATGCCCCTCGACCTCTACTACTGCATCACCTCGCCCTTCTGCCGCTCGGTCCTCCTCACGGCCCGGACCTTAGGCGTCGAGCTCAACCTCAAGGAAGTGGATATCTGGCAGGGAGAGCAGTTCAAGGCCGAGTACCTGGCGCTTAACCCGGAGCACACTGTTCCCACACTCGTCGACGGGGATCTCGTTGTGTGGGAGAG CCGGGCCATATGTACTTACCTGGTGACCAAATTCGCAAAGGATGACAGCGCTCTCTACCCGCGGGATGCTGTAACACGTGCCAGGATAGACAGCCTTTTGTATTTCGACATTGCTACGTTTTTCCCACGGTTCAGGGCCTTCATG CATTCCCAGCTGGGCGGCAAACGCGACCCCACCTAcgacgagaaaaaggaaaaattccagGAGTGTCTGCACTGGCTCGAAAAATTCCTCTCGCGAGCCGATTTCGCCGCCGCCACTGACCGCATCACCGTGGCGGACTTGGTACTGGTTCCATCAGTGACTTCGGTAATCGAGACTGGCTTTATTCCCGAAGAATACACGAAGATTCACGAATGGGTGAAGAGGTGTCAGGAGGGAATGGCCGGATACGAAGAAACGAACGGCAGGGGAGCTCAGCTGGTCGGAAAACGCATCAGGGGAATGATCAGCAGTCAGTCATAG